DNA from Mucilaginibacter mallensis:
TAAACAGCCATTATCGGTAGTTGCGTCATCTAATGCTATCCAGCAGGTTAAATGCTGCATAGGGACTGTCCTGGTCCAGTAAGAATAATCCTGGTGCCAGGCAACAACGCCACCATGATGAGCGGGCTTACAGAATAACTGATCGTGCCAGAAACGGACGGCTTTATTGCCCAATAACTGGCTCGCTGCCATCAAAAATGCCGGGTTCCAGAGCAGGTCATGAAAGCCCCGGGTGATTCGCCAGGCCCCTAAGGCATGGAATAAAACGGTATCAGGGTTGCTGGATTCGTTGGAATGAAATTCATGAAATAGCGGGTTGCCGGGATGATCAGCATTGGTAATTTCATGCAGGTCATTATTTAAAACAGCGATCTGTTCATCATCTAAAAGCTTTATGTTACTTAGATAGCCGTACTTATTAAAAAAACGGATCTGTTCATCAGTGAGTCTGTACTCCTCCCATTGATCTTTAGTAATTGGTTTTTTAAAGGTGTTGCTCAGTTGATAATGAAATTCTGACAGATCCAGCATTGGTTATTGTATTGGTTAAAAGCAAAGTACCTGAATAAAAACAGGATGCAGTTACTGTATTTTGACGAAATAATACCTTATCTTGTGTATTAATTAAACTATTTGGTTTAAATAAGCCCAGAATAGGTAATTTTATGAAACCGGTTTTTGAATCCATATTGCCATTGCCTGCCAGTTCATTAAAGGCTTTCTTTCAGGAAAAGGATGAATTTGATGCGCCCTGGCACTTTCACCCTCAGTTTGAACTCACCTATATACTTCAAAGTTCCGGCTTACGCTATGTTGGCAATAGTATGGAGCATTTTGAGGATGATGATCTGATATTGCTGGGCCCAAACCTGCCGCACTGCTGGAAAAATATGGAGCAAAACATCCATAAGGCCCAGGCTATTGTTATTCAATGGGATCTCGATCTGCTGGGTAAAAACTGGTTAGATCAACCGGAGTTCAGGGGGATAAAAAACATGCTGGCACTTTCAGAAAAAGGGATCCAGTTTTCTAAAACTGTTGCCCGCGAGATCAAGGATCATATTATCGCGATGCCTGAAACAGCGCCCTTCGAAAAGTTAATGTGTTTTTTAAATGTGTTGAAGACACTGTCTGAAAAAGATAGCTTTCAAATGCTTTGTGAACATAATTTTGCCATAAAGCCGGAATCATTGCAAAGTGACAGGATAAATTCCGTTTATCAATATGTTAAGCAACATTATGGCGAAAAGATAAAGCTGAAGGATATATCAAGCTCTTTACATATGAGCGAAGAGAATTTTTCCAGGTTTTTCAGCAAGGTGATGAAAAAGAACTTCTTTACTTTTTTAAACGAATTCAGGCTTAACATTGCCTGCAAACTACTCATAGAAACAGACATGCAGGTTAAACAGATCAGTTATTCCTGTGGATATGAAACCTTGCCGTTCTTTTACCGGCAGTTTAAAAGATTTAAACAAGTTTCACCCTTGCAGTTCAGGTTAACCTATCATAAAATGGGTAACCCGGAACTTAACTGAGTTGTATCAGCTGCAATAAAGTTAAAATTCATCAGCGGTGCTGCGGCTGTCGATATATGGGGAACCATCAAAGAAGATACAAAGCAATTGTTGGTCGATGAAAAAGGTCCATTCCGATGTTTGTTCATTTTTTTTGATCAGCAGGTCCTCACAGCCGAAGGTATAATTGATATCGAGCACCACGCGAAAATTGCCTTTGCCCGATGTAGGCTCATATTTAACACGGTCAATGTCCATCTGTATCACCTCTGGGGCACCGTTTGGCCTAAACTCACGTTCTATAGCGTGTTTAAGCTTATCATAAGGGTCGCTGCCGGGCTTAAACAAGCCAGGAATAAAGGTTTCTGCGGAGAAGTTGTCGCTGCTTAATTGAGCCTTATCCAATTGTGTTTCGAAACTATCCATGTTAGTTTAGTATCATATCGATATGGGGGATACCATCTTCATCATAGATCTCACCGGTTTCCTGGAAACCAAAGCTGCCGTAAAACTTCCTTAAATAGGCCTGTGCGCCAATTTTGATAGGACCAGGGCCAAATATCTCGCGGCATTTCTCAATGGCAAGTGCTACAAGCAGCCGGCCGTTTCCTGAGCCCCTGCCTTTTGAACTGGTTACTACGCGGCCAATTGACATTTCTGTAAAAGAAAGCCCCGGTGGTACCAGCCTTGCATAAGCCAGTAGTTCGTCATCGCCAAAGATCATCAGGTGATGGCATTTGCTGTCTTTAAGGTCGGCGTCCTGGTAAACACAGTTCTGTTCAACCACAAATACCTCATTCCTAAGCCGCATAATGGCATACAGCTCATCAGGGCTTAGTTGGTTAAAGGGCTTTAGGATAGTGATCAAGTGCATATAATAGTCGCCGAAGATACGGATTATGCTGTGTATGTCACTTTCTGATCTACTGTTGCCAGGTTATTACGTGCTAAA
Protein-coding regions in this window:
- a CDS encoding phytanoyl-CoA dioxygenase family protein; its protein translation is MLDLSEFHYQLSNTFKKPITKDQWEEYRLTDEQIRFFNKYGYLSNIKLLDDEQIAVLNNDLHEITNADHPGNPLFHEFHSNESSNPDTVLFHALGAWRITRGFHDLLWNPAFLMAASQLLGNKAVRFWHDQLFCKPAHHGGVVAWHQDYSYWTRTVPMQHLTCWIALDDATTDNGCLQYIPKSHNWGLLDKPELAGEMDSITDYLTGKQKKEFNPVAVEIKKGYGTFHHPLLLHGSGENRSNNSRRACVINVFADGTRSASNEPLLKGADPIPERQKMQGRFFPNLFTPIENNFKQDITQAYEL
- a CDS encoding AraC family transcriptional regulator; protein product: MKPVFESILPLPASSLKAFFQEKDEFDAPWHFHPQFELTYILQSSGLRYVGNSMEHFEDDDLILLGPNLPHCWKNMEQNIHKAQAIVIQWDLDLLGKNWLDQPEFRGIKNMLALSEKGIQFSKTVAREIKDHIIAMPETAPFEKLMCFLNVLKTLSEKDSFQMLCEHNFAIKPESLQSDRINSVYQYVKQHYGEKIKLKDISSSLHMSEENFSRFFSKVMKKNFFTFLNEFRLNIACKLLIETDMQVKQISYSCGYETLPFFYRQFKRFKQVSPLQFRLTYHKMGNPELN
- a CDS encoding GNAT family N-acetyltransferase, translated to MHLITILKPFNQLSPDELYAIMRLRNEVFVVEQNCVYQDADLKDSKCHHLMIFGDDELLAYARLVPPGLSFTEMSIGRVVTSSKGRGSGNGRLLVALAIEKCREIFGPGPIKIGAQAYLRKFYGSFGFQETGEIYDEDGIPHIDMILN